The genomic interval ATGTTTGAACTTTAATTGTattgataacaaaaataattggcatGACCTTTCAGGCGTAACATTTACGAAAATAATCTGCATCACTGTCatgcaaataacaaaaacaattattaacattttttcactttgcaagaccagagttatggcccttgatttagcaAAAAAATGTGTGAGTGTCCCatgtttatcaaaatgtatttgacctagagtcataaaagaTTAGGACATTAATATATACGTTCATgttgcatgtgaagttgtgcacctagtgttctcttttggatttcactcagctaggccagagttatggtcctttacctagtgaaaaatacacatattgacataaaatgcttgtgttgcatataccttaaaaatattttacctagagtcatgaaaccatgtacagtgagtgacaggagtggggggggggggggggggggcacctgtgtcctatggatgCACCCCTAGTTTTAACTTTGTGTGTATTCTAATTTGGTTGAGATTTGTGCAAGAAACAAAAAGATCTATTACATACAGGtagatccctattagaaatgtatgttttctgaatcaaaaggcaagttttaaaactttgcgtagcttttgaattcatttatttcacagAAATTCAAATAGAgggaataacattttttttttattccttatttatttattacagcTAAATATATAATCGTTAatgaaatttataacaaatataatactactggtcttatatttatatcattacttctgctaagtatgtttatcaaacttatacttatgctaaaaaccttgaaaatattcAGCAATATCATGTTCTCAATAGTGaacataattataaatacatttcacataaataaaagcacagcaaaaatgcattttattccCAAGATAAAATTCTTCACCTCTATTTTCCATGCAGCATGAAAAGTATGCAAATTGTGTTTCTTCTACAAGATCTATCTATATTCATGTTTAAAAGAATTTCATTATAGCTGTGAATAACTTTGGGACTAACTGattattctttattttgtttttaacactcCTAAGGCTTCTGTGTGAAATTTGAAAGGCATAGCTCAGGTAACTTCTGCTCTAATTAAGCTGGACTTTTACTCAGTGTCATAATTTTTGCCAATGGAttgtactgaaatatatttaaacagattgcttcatttattttatgtagatTTCTATTTTCACCCAGAAATCATAAGAAGTGTCATATTTCAAGTAAAGTGTTATAGATAATAAGTACAAACTTACACAAAGAAATTAAGATGATGAACCGTCCAGTGCGACATTTTATATGGCCTAGAAGgtacactttttttttgtttcaagatatatttttagaacttgtCAGACTGGTTGATAAAAAGAAACCCGGTAGATACTGTGATTTGTGTCCAAGATCATGTAAGGAAGAAGTGGCAAAAACTGGTAATCCTTGTTAGAATAATCCAGGCATAATTATTTGTTCAATTACTGTATGTTTATAacataatgtttcattttcaggGACAACTATGACAAGGAGGTAAAAGCAAGCAAACAGAACAAGAGGAACCATTTTACGTTCAATAACCGACCAAAACGGCCTGATGCACAGAGATACATCCCTCCAAAACCTGAAGACTGGGACCAACCAGAACAGAATTCTTCTGAAGGTATTTGCTGAATAAAATGTTGATGACCTTTGATTGAGATAATGGTATCTCAGATATACCTGTAATGATTGATTATGTAGAGTTTTATAACTATAGAACTGTAGATAATGATGCTCTGTTGTGTATCAGAATTGTCTTTAActtttactctgctaaatttctaagatgGATGGTTCCATAATTCATTTTGGACTGTACCAcgtattattcaaaggggtgtgtactgaaaatttactgactgaatagcaaacagtgcagaccatgattagcctgcatggatgttcaggctgatcttggtctgcactggttgcaaaggcagaatcactttctgccagcaggctaaaggttaaaggtgtACTATGAAGGTTGATACAGGACTAGAAGTAATGTGTCTTTGTCCATGTCATAATTATTTATCGTATTTTTGGTTGTGTGTTTATCCCGccaccaaagttacaagtgtatttttgacaatcatatggcatctttattttattctgaatcacatccaaaggatgttcatgtgctacacaaaatagtcccattcatgaacaatgcagaTGAATTACCAATGAacaagtagttcttattcaacctgtatccactcacactgaccatttagattatataagatctatcaatgataaggtattccagcccatggttagtacttacatcacaagctaggtctggcagagttcatcttagatatgaggcacattaaatttgtatttgtttctcattcatgtatattcatagacaggcattttaacagaaaataaatctaccaaaaacccgcaaccatcagacattttaAGGCTTTGATTATCAGAATTACTTCAAGCTGTGTGCTAGTTCAGTTTTGATGACATtggcaaatattattttttaagctGTTTTGTATCAAAGGTATCTAgaaccaaatttcatatttgaatgttAGTTATAAACTTAtaattactacatatagtttatgtacaCATAAAATTATTAAGTTTATTAATCCCCTGTGTGTTATAGAAATGGCCtctgtccgtttgtctgtccTTAACATTTCTTTTCTCctccgtatctcctaaacccttgaaggattttcatgaaacttgggtcaaatgatcacctcatcaagacaatgtgcagaactcatgtcagccatgtcagctcaagatcaaggtcacaactcgaggtcaaaggtttgagccttccattttgtgtccgctctgtatgttctaaactgcttgatggataatcatgaaacttgggtcaaatgatcacctcatcaagacaatgtgcagaacccatgagacagccatgtcggctcaaggtcaaggtcacagctctgtGTCAAATTTTTGAGccgtccattttgtgtccgctttgtgtctcctaaaccccttgatggataatatttaaacttgggtcaaatgatcacctcatcaagacgatgtgcagaatccattaGTCAGCCATggcagctcaaggtcaaagtcacaactcaaggtcagaggtttgagccttccattttatatTTGCTCTGTATCtattaaacctcttgaaggattttaatatgacttggctatactattccccttatcaagacaatttgcagaattcaaaattcacaaatgtttaatggttccacccaataccatcaaccatTTCACTGTCCATAACAGTGGCAGGAGATATAGCTGTCTCTTGTATACCGCATATTTAACAGTACATTGTTCTATGTATTAGGTTTGATATAGTGCAcacataaaacatgtatacagtatatatgtactaccactaaaaatcACTAAAAAGTTTTTTGTATATCAATTAACTATTACTGCTTGACATTTAGTTATGAAGATGTACATGCACAGTTAATTCACATTTAGCAGAGTTAAATAAATGCATTTGGTACAGATACATTTGAAATAgaggccaagtggttaaggtcgctgacttcaaatcacttgctcctcatcaatatgggttcaagcctcactcggggcattgaattcttcatgtgagaaagccattttaagccatccagctggcttacggaaggtcgatggttctacccaggtgcctgcttatgatgaaataatgcacagagtggcacctataattgtgtcaatgcaacgttaaacccaacaaaaaaacatttgaagTAAATTTCTGAAGATGAATATTTTATTCATGGGACAAGATGCCCTTCTTTTACCCTTTACCTCCATTTTGTGTGCAGAGAATAATGTATTAGTATTTTGTTCCAGATGATGATATGCCAAAAACCTTGTTCCGTTTTGAGTTTGAAGACAAAGATGGAAAAATTTACAAGCAGTATGTGAAAGAGGTATGTATTACTTGCTTACAACTGTTTATGATCTCTCCTGAACCTTGAATGATAATCACTGTTTGGCAGAGTTGACATAATTATACTCCCAGAAatgcagggggggggggggggggggtcagttTAGACAAAATGTGTACActaaaattattgatatttgaGAGATTTTTCACACTTTAAAGTGGGGTTCAATCATACACCTAATCACATGGATAGATGAGCAGGACCTATTTTCTTTGGACATTGATAAAGGGAGGGGCATCCATGCTCTTTATGTCTTCCCCATAAGTTTTTAGAACAAATGTCTTACTTTTAAAAAGTTACTATTGAAAATTCACTCTCTTGATCATCATAAAGTAGACTTGCATGATATATTTTATCTGGGATGGGTCACCTATACCATCTCTGCCTGAAAACTTACTAACTCTTTAGTCTTCTTttttttaaggtcaaagttaGCCTCCACTCTCCCAcctattccaaaataaaaattaaaccaaAGACACTTCCACATTCATAAAGGATTCTAGCAAAACTTCATACTCGTGGTAAAAGAAGGTGGGGCATCCATACCCCCAAGGTGTACCCACTCCATACTTGAATAAAAAAAGTCATAAGGGCCATTTTAGGCATTGCAGGGTTATATGCCCCTTCACTTTAACAAACTCTTCTTTTCTCTGACAAATGAGTATTTAAGGGTATTAATCACATTGTGATAGCTCTGAAGACTGAAAGTTATTTAGGTAACTGCCAAATGTTAAATATTATGATACCATTCCAGATTTGATTTCAGtatcattactgttttttcagggaGTGAAAGCAGAGGTGTTGGCAATGAGAATGGGTTATGACAGGAATTTGAGTAAAGGAATGATCAAAGCCCTGGAACAAAGATTGCAGGATGAGATTGACAGAAGAACAAAGTCATGACACAACCCAATATCCGACCTCAAAACCTTGGAATAGTATTCACTGCCTCAGCCGCTTGTGTGCCAAGTCATTCAACTTTGAAACCTCACAATGTATTAACTGATAACAACT from Mercenaria mercenaria strain notata chromosome 2, MADL_Memer_1, whole genome shotgun sequence carries:
- the LOC123564390 gene encoding UPF0561 protein C2orf68 homolog isoform X1; protein product: MASNKIDMKHGFMKSIIKNQVDRDNYDKEVKASKQNKRNHFTFNNRPKRPDAQRYIPPKPEDWDQPEQNSSEDDDMPKTLFRFEFEDKDGKIYKQYVKEGVKAEVLAMRMGYDRNLSKGMIKALEQRLQDEIDRRTKS
- the LOC123564390 gene encoding uncharacterized protein LOC123564390 isoform X3, with product MEDKSQYTVMDNYDKEVKASKQNKRNHFTFNNRPKRPDAQRYIPPKPEDWDQPEQNSSEDDDMPKTLFRFEFEDKDGKIYKQYVKEGVKAEVLAMRMGYDRNLSKGMIKALEQRLQDEIDRRTKS
- the LOC123564390 gene encoding uncharacterized protein LOC123564390 isoform X2, yielding MRSVTPYTGCLEVRDNYDKEVKASKQNKRNHFTFNNRPKRPDAQRYIPPKPEDWDQPEQNSSEDDDMPKTLFRFEFEDKDGKIYKQYVKEGVKAEVLAMRMGYDRNLSKGMIKALEQRLQDEIDRRTKS